The proteins below come from a single Chryseobacterium bernardetii genomic window:
- a CDS encoding Gfo/Idh/MocA family protein: MLKAGLVGAGHLGKIHLKLLNQSDRYEFIGFHDKDAENGKKLEAEFGYKYFENFDELLEQIDMLDIVTPTIYHYDYALKAIAKGLHFFIEKPITQTLEQAEEILRLCQEKGIKAQVGHVERYNPAFIATKEYINNPMFIEIHRLAEFNPRGTDVSVVLDLMIHDLDILLSIAKSKVKSIHASGVCVVSKTPDIANARIEFENGCVANLTTSRISMKAMRKSRFFQKDAYISVDFLEKKAEVIRMKDAPENPTPFDMIIENAEGEKNQILFEYPNIQPNNAILDELNSFADAITADKNVEVSLEDGTEALKVALEIMKLISQK, encoded by the coding sequence ATGTTAAAAGCAGGTTTGGTAGGTGCCGGACACTTGGGAAAGATCCACTTAAAACTTCTTAATCAGTCAGATCGATATGAATTTATAGGTTTTCACGATAAGGATGCTGAAAACGGGAAAAAGTTAGAAGCAGAATTCGGATATAAATATTTTGAAAATTTTGATGAATTGCTTGAGCAGATCGATATGCTGGACATTGTTACTCCAACAATCTATCATTATGATTATGCATTGAAAGCAATTGCAAAAGGGCTTCATTTCTTTATTGAAAAACCAATTACCCAAACACTTGAACAGGCAGAAGAAATTCTTCGTTTATGTCAGGAAAAAGGTATTAAAGCACAGGTAGGACATGTTGAAAGATATAATCCTGCCTTCATAGCCACTAAAGAATATATCAACAACCCAATGTTTATTGAAATTCACCGTTTGGCTGAATTCAATCCACGTGGAACAGATGTTTCTGTAGTATTGGATTTGATGATCCACGACCTGGATATTTTATTAAGCATTGCAAAATCTAAAGTAAAAAGCATCCACGCAAGTGGTGTTTGTGTAGTAAGTAAAACTCCTGATATTGCCAATGCCAGAATAGAGTTTGAAAACGGATGCGTTGCTAATCTTACGACTTCCAGAATTTCAATGAAAGCTATGAGAAAGAGTAGATTTTTCCAGAAAGATGCTTATATTTCTGTAGATTTCCTTGAGAAAAAAGCAGAAGTGATCAGGATGAAAGATGCTCCGGAAAACCCCACTCCATTCGATATGATAATTGAAAATGCGGAAGGAGAGAAAAACCAGATCCTGTTTGAATATCCAAACATTCAGCCTAATAATGCGATTCTTGACGAACTGAATTCTTTTGCTGATGCTATCACCGCTGATAAAAATGTGGAGGTTTCCCTTGAAGATGGAACGGAAGCGTTAAAAGTTGCTTTGGAAATTATGAAACTGATCAGCCAAAAATAA
- a CDS encoding protein-L-isoaspartate(D-aspartate) O-methyltransferase — protein sequence MQDSFVHKGKRKNLVEYLRYKIGISDENVLSAMNEVPRHLFIESIFEDFAYEDRAFPILAHQTISHPSTVAEQSELLRVKAGEKVLEIGTGCGYQTAVLLAMKAHVYTVERQKDLFDFSKNKLRELHLYPKFQSFGDGFAGLPTFAPFDKIIVTCGAGTLPTELLKQLKVGGIMVIPLGPTDQQVLYRFTKVGLTEFEKEEFGAYKFVPMLGSTNQ from the coding sequence ATGCAGGATTCGTTTGTACATAAAGGAAAAAGAAAGAATTTAGTAGAATATCTCAGATATAAAATCGGGATTTCGGATGAAAATGTACTTTCGGCAATGAATGAAGTTCCGAGGCATCTTTTCATTGAAAGTATTTTTGAAGATTTTGCTTATGAAGACAGGGCTTTCCCTATATTGGCGCATCAAACTATTTCACATCCTTCAACGGTGGCGGAACAATCTGAACTGTTACGGGTGAAAGCCGGTGAAAAAGTACTGGAGATTGGTACAGGATGTGGATACCAGACAGCCGTTTTATTGGCGATGAAAGCTCATGTTTATACTGTAGAAAGACAGAAAGATTTATTTGACTTCTCTAAAAATAAGCTGAGGGAGCTTCATTTGTACCCAAAATTTCAAAGCTTTGGAGACGGTTTTGCAGGGCTGCCTACTTTTGCTCCTTTTGATAAAATTATTGTTACCTGCGGTGCCGGAACCTTGCCTACAGAGTTGTTAAAACAGTTAAAGGTAGGTGGAATTATGGTTATCCCATTAGGCCCAACAGATCAGCAGGTGCTGTACAGGTTTACAAAAGTAGGGCTTACAGAATTTGAAAAAGAAGAATTTGGAGCCTATAAATTTGTTCCCATGCTGGGAAGCACCAATCAATAA
- a CDS encoding urocanate hydratase has protein sequence MTFQEQIQQGIPDQLPQPKPYETNINHAPKRKEILGEEEKKLALKNALRYFNSKFHAELIPEFKQELEDYGRIYMYRFRPDYEMKARSIEEYPGKSEQAKAIMLMIQNNLDYAVAQHPHELITYGGNGAVFSNWAQYLLTMKYLSEMTNEQTLVMYSGHPMGLFPSHKDAPRVVVTNGMMIPNYSKPDDWEKFNALGVTQYGQMTAGSYMYIGPQGIVHGTTITALNAFRKINKDPKGGLFVTSGLGGMSGAQPKAGNIAGCVTVCAEVNPKITKIRHDQKWVNEIHEDLDELVRRVREAQANKETVSLAYLGNVVDVWEKFDQENLRIDIGSDQTSLHNPWAGGYYPVGQSFEESNKMMAEDPELFKEKVQETLRRHAAAINKHTEKGTYFFDYGNAFLLEASRAGADVMAENPTLGREFKYPSYVQDIMGPMCFDYGFGPFRWVCTSGKPEDLQKTDDIACAVLEEIIKNSPEEIQQQMKDNIQWIKGAQENKLVVGSQARILYADAEGRMKIAEAFNKAIKSGEIGPVVLGRDHHDVSGTDSPYRETSNIYDGSRFTADMAIHNVIGDSFRGATWVSIHNGGGVGWGEVINGGFGMLLDGSDDADRRLKSMLFWDVNNGISRRSWARNEGAIFAIKRAMEIEPNLKVTLPNLVDENLL, from the coding sequence ATGACATTTCAAGAACAGATACAGCAGGGGATTCCTGATCAGCTGCCACAGCCAAAACCTTACGAAACCAATATTAACCATGCTCCAAAGCGTAAAGAAATTTTAGGAGAAGAAGAGAAAAAACTGGCATTAAAGAATGCTTTACGTTATTTTAATTCTAAGTTTCACGCAGAGTTGATTCCTGAATTTAAACAGGAACTGGAGGATTACGGAAGAATTTATATGTATCGTTTCCGTCCGGATTATGAGATGAAAGCAAGATCTATTGAAGAGTATCCGGGGAAATCTGAGCAGGCAAAGGCAATTATGTTAATGATTCAGAACAATTTGGATTATGCAGTAGCGCAGCATCCTCACGAACTGATTACTTATGGTGGAAATGGCGCTGTGTTCTCTAACTGGGCACAATATCTGCTGACCATGAAATATCTGTCTGAGATGACCAACGAGCAGACTTTGGTGATGTATTCAGGACACCCGATGGGGTTGTTCCCATCTCATAAAGATGCACCAAGAGTAGTAGTAACCAACGGAATGATGATCCCAAACTATTCCAAACCGGATGATTGGGAAAAATTCAATGCTCTTGGGGTAACGCAGTATGGGCAAATGACTGCAGGAAGTTATATGTACATTGGCCCGCAGGGAATTGTTCACGGAACAACTATTACTGCTTTAAACGCTTTCAGAAAGATCAATAAAGATCCCAAAGGAGGTCTTTTTGTGACTTCCGGGTTAGGAGGAATGAGTGGGGCTCAGCCAAAAGCAGGGAATATTGCCGGTTGTGTTACAGTATGTGCAGAAGTAAACCCCAAAATCACTAAAATCCGTCACGATCAGAAATGGGTGAACGAAATTCATGAAGATCTTGATGAGCTGGTAAGAAGAGTAAGAGAAGCACAGGCAAACAAAGAAACTGTTTCTTTAGCTTATCTTGGAAATGTGGTTGATGTCTGGGAGAAATTTGACCAGGAAAATTTAAGAATTGACATCGGATCAGACCAGACTTCGCTTCATAATCCTTGGGCTGGTGGATATTATCCGGTAGGACAAAGTTTTGAAGAATCTAATAAAATGATGGCTGAAGATCCTGAATTATTCAAAGAAAAAGTTCAGGAAACATTAAGAAGACATGCTGCAGCCATCAATAAACATACAGAAAAAGGAACATATTTCTTCGATTATGGGAATGCTTTTTTACTGGAAGCTTCCAGAGCCGGAGCTGATGTAATGGCCGAGAACCCAACATTAGGGAGAGAATTTAAATATCCAAGTTATGTTCAGGATATTATGGGACCTATGTGTTTCGATTATGGGTTCGGACCGTTCCGTTGGGTATGTACAAGCGGAAAACCGGAAGATTTACAGAAAACCGATGATATTGCGTGTGCAGTATTGGAGGAAATTATTAAAAATTCTCCGGAAGAGATCCAACAGCAAATGAAGGATAATATCCAGTGGATCAAAGGGGCGCAGGAAAATAAGCTGGTAGTTGGTTCACAGGCAAGAATCCTGTATGCTGATGCCGAAGGAAGAATGAAGATTGCTGAAGCCTTCAATAAAGCAATAAAAAGTGGTGAAATAGGGCCTGTAGTATTGGGTAGGGATCATCACGATGTTTCAGGAACAGATTCTCCTTACAGAGAAACTTCCAATATCTATGATGGCTCAAGATTTACTGCTGATATGGCCATTCACAATGTTATTGGCGACAGTTTCCGTGGAGCAACATGGGTTTCCATTCATAATGGAGGCGGTGTAGGCTGGGGAGAAGTCATCAATGGAGGTTTCGGAATGCTGCTGGACGGGAGTGATGATGCCGACAGGAGATTAAAGTCTATGCTTTTCTGGGATGTTAACAACGGAATATCAAGAAGAAGCTGGGCAAGAAATGAAGGGGCTATTTTTGCGATCAAAAGAGCCATGGAAATTGAGCCTAATTTAAAAGTGACTCTTCCGAATCTTGTAGATGAAAATTTACTGTAA
- a CDS encoding META domain-containing protein has product MKNLFLSICTAAVLASCGTMTSPSASKVGKAQPALANTKWTLAENVKGKVPTLNIEGEKINGNAGCNNYFGTATIDPSTGGFSAGQMGSTKMMCNNIGVEQNFMDMMGKANKYVISGNTLELYKDNLLLLKFNKSE; this is encoded by the coding sequence ATGAAAAATCTTTTTTTAAGTATATGTACAGCAGCAGTATTGGCATCATGTGGAACTATGACAAGCCCGTCTGCTTCTAAAGTAGGAAAAGCCCAGCCGGCTCTTGCCAATACAAAATGGACATTGGCTGAAAATGTAAAAGGTAAAGTTCCTACCTTAAATATTGAAGGAGAAAAAATTAATGGAAATGCAGGATGCAACAACTATTTTGGAACGGCTACCATAGATCCTTCCACAGGAGGCTTTTCTGCAGGGCAAATGGGGTCTACAAAGATGATGTGTAATAACATCGGAGTAGAGCAGAACTTTATGGATATGATGGGAAAAGCTAATAAATATGTAATTTCAGGAAATACACTGGAGCTTTATAAAGACAATCTTTTATTATTGAAATTCAATAAATCAGAATAA
- a CDS encoding Crp/Fnr family transcriptional regulator — protein sequence MANINKKLFSHLNVEDNDPVWERFAEVEFSKKNIFSDNKAYLLEDGLVRKYYISGSSDIDTEVCAEFYFPGDIFTVGNNGSEGIYESISNGLAWEITLAEVKEMFTVNPECRFVQNYYLSRKLHAAMKREMLLLKNTPQDLYEYLLANKSHYIQNIPLKYLASYIGITPISLSRIRKRIT from the coding sequence TTGGCAAATATTAATAAAAAACTGTTTTCACACCTCAATGTAGAGGATAATGATCCTGTTTGGGAAAGATTTGCTGAGGTTGAGTTTTCAAAGAAAAACATATTCTCGGACAATAAAGCCTATCTTCTTGAAGATGGGCTTGTCCGTAAATATTATATCAGCGGCTCATCAGACATTGATACCGAAGTTTGTGCAGAGTTTTATTTCCCCGGTGATATTTTTACCGTAGGAAATAACGGCTCCGAAGGAATTTATGAATCCATCAGCAATGGTCTTGCCTGGGAAATTACTTTAGCCGAAGTAAAGGAAATGTTCACTGTAAATCCTGAATGCCGCTTTGTACAAAACTACTACCTGAGCAGAAAGCTACACGCTGCCATGAAGCGGGAAATGCTTTTACTCAAAAATACACCTCAGGATCTTTATGAATATTTGTTAGCCAACAAATCTCATTATATCCAGAATATTCCTTTAAAATACCTGGCTTCCTATATTGGAATTACTCCTATCTCTTTGAGCAGAATCAGAAAGAGGATTACTTAA
- a CDS encoding 2-hydroxyacid dehydrogenase has protein sequence MKVFINKRIPEIGIHMLEEAGLQVALPESENLTYEEWLRYCQNTDTILSIGTDFRYDKEFFEACPNVKAIALYSVGFDHVDIKEANQRNIPIGNTPDVLSRATSDVAFLLMQSVARRASYNFQKVKEGGWDAFDPLHALGQELYGKTLGIFGLGRIGFQMAEKCKKAFDMEIIYHNRHRNEEAERELKATYVSFDELVRNSDVLSIHANFTPEHKDLFNESVFEKMSPNAIFINTARGGFHQEQDLYNALTEGKIWGAGLDVTNPEPMAEDNPLLELSSVCILPHIGSATVEARNGMAILAAENIIAFSKGEEMLNCANPEIYYHHSS, from the coding sequence ATGAAAGTCTTTATTAATAAAAGAATTCCTGAGATTGGAATCCATATGTTAGAAGAAGCTGGCTTGCAGGTTGCACTTCCTGAAAGCGAAAATCTTACTTATGAGGAATGGCTGCGGTATTGTCAAAATACTGATACCATTCTGAGTATTGGTACTGATTTCAGGTATGATAAGGAATTTTTCGAAGCCTGTCCCAACGTTAAAGCCATTGCATTGTATTCTGTAGGATTTGACCATGTTGATATTAAAGAGGCCAATCAAAGGAATATTCCCATTGGAAATACACCGGATGTGCTAAGCAGAGCGACCTCTGATGTGGCCTTTTTACTGATGCAGTCGGTAGCAAGAAGGGCAAGTTATAATTTTCAAAAAGTAAAAGAAGGAGGCTGGGATGCTTTTGATCCTTTGCATGCTTTGGGACAGGAGCTTTATGGTAAAACACTCGGTATTTTCGGATTAGGAAGAATCGGTTTTCAGATGGCTGAAAAATGTAAAAAAGCATTTGATATGGAGATCATTTATCACAACCGCCATCGTAATGAAGAAGCCGAAAGAGAGCTTAAGGCAACGTATGTTTCCTTTGATGAATTGGTCAGGAATTCAGATGTATTGAGTATTCATGCCAATTTTACCCCTGAACATAAAGATCTTTTTAATGAATCAGTATTTGAAAAGATGAGTCCTAATGCTATTTTTATCAACACAGCAAGAGGAGGTTTTCACCAGGAACAGGATTTATATAATGCATTAACCGAAGGGAAAATCTGGGGTGCAGGTCTTGATGTAACCAATCCGGAGCCCATGGCTGAAGATAATCCTCTCCTGGAGTTATCGAGTGTATGTATACTGCCACATATTGGTTCTGCTACCGTTGAAGCCAGAAACGGAATGGCTATACTGGCTGCCGAGAATATTATTGCCTTTTCAAAAGGAGAAGAGATGCTCAACTGTGCTAATCCTGAAATATATTATCATCATTCATCATAA
- a CDS encoding cellulase family glycosylhydrolase: MKRVILLSALLLSQFGTSQLLKTSGQKIVNDKGENIQLRGLGLGGWMLQEGYMLKTADFAGPQYKIKEKIAELIGEDGMQEFYKAYLKNGITKQDIDFLAKAGFNSIRLPMHYNLYTLPIEKEPAKGKDTWLEEGFKMTDDLLQWCKDNKIYLILDLHAAPGGQGNDANISDNDKTKPSLWENEENQRKTIALWKKLAERYKNEPWIGGYDIINEPNINFTGKNPNGTDEMSNAPLWKLQKDITAAIREVDQKHIIFIEGNGWGNNYNGLIPIWDNNMAFSFHKYWNDNDDKTIQFALDLRAKHNMPIWLGETGENSNVWFTELIQLLDKHNIGYAFWPMKKIDNIAGITNVRTTPEYEKLLDYWKNGGEKPSKEYAKKALMKIADNYKFSHVEVKNDVIDAMFRQVADGSTKPFKDHQVPGRIYASDYDLGRMGAAYLDKDFINLWVSDPAKRSEWNSGQQMRNDGVDIYPCHDKITNQYYVGKTEKGEWLQYTVNSKTAKNYTIDIRYSSVTSSKVRLEDASGKLLASITLQPTGNNENWTTFSSKNIPLQKEENKIRIIFENDGLNLNYFELK; this comes from the coding sequence ATGAAAAGAGTAATCCTATTATCCGCTTTATTATTGTCTCAATTTGGGACATCACAATTATTAAAGACTTCCGGTCAAAAAATCGTTAATGATAAAGGTGAAAATATCCAATTGAGAGGCCTTGGATTGGGCGGATGGATGCTTCAGGAGGGTTATATGCTGAAAACGGCAGATTTTGCAGGGCCGCAATATAAAATCAAGGAGAAAATAGCTGAACTGATTGGTGAGGACGGAATGCAGGAGTTCTATAAAGCATATCTAAAGAATGGTATTACCAAACAGGACATTGATTTCTTGGCAAAGGCCGGATTCAACTCAATCAGGCTTCCGATGCATTACAATCTGTATACACTTCCTATAGAAAAGGAACCTGCAAAAGGTAAAGACACCTGGCTGGAAGAGGGTTTTAAAATGACAGATGACCTTCTCCAATGGTGTAAAGACAACAAAATCTATTTAATTCTTGACCTTCATGCAGCTCCTGGCGGACAGGGAAATGATGCAAATATTTCCGATAATGATAAAACGAAACCATCCCTTTGGGAAAATGAAGAGAATCAGAGAAAAACAATTGCACTCTGGAAAAAATTAGCAGAACGCTATAAAAACGAACCATGGATAGGCGGATATGATATCATTAATGAGCCTAACATCAATTTCACCGGAAAAAATCCAAATGGTACAGACGAAATGTCGAATGCTCCTCTTTGGAAATTACAGAAAGACATCACTGCTGCGATCCGTGAAGTGGATCAGAAACATATTATTTTTATTGAAGGAAACGGTTGGGGAAATAATTACAATGGCCTAATACCGATCTGGGATAACAACATGGCTTTCAGCTTCCATAAATACTGGAATGATAATGATGATAAAACCATACAATTTGCTTTAGATTTAAGAGCAAAACACAATATGCCAATCTGGCTTGGGGAAACCGGTGAAAACTCTAATGTCTGGTTTACTGAACTTATCCAGCTATTGGATAAACACAATATCGGATACGCTTTCTGGCCTATGAAAAAGATTGATAATATTGCCGGAATTACCAACGTAAGAACAACTCCTGAGTATGAAAAGCTGTTGGACTATTGGAAAAATGGTGGAGAAAAGCCATCAAAGGAATATGCAAAAAAGGCATTGATGAAAATAGCCGACAATTATAAATTCAGCCATGTGGAGGTTAAAAACGACGTTATTGATGCAATGTTCAGACAGGTAGCAGATGGTTCTACAAAACCTTTTAAGGACCATCAGGTTCCCGGAAGAATATATGCTTCAGACTATGATTTGGGAAGAATGGGTGCGGCATATCTGGATAAAGATTTTATCAACCTCTGGGTGAGTGATCCTGCTAAAAGGTCAGAATGGAATTCCGGACAGCAGATGAGAAATGATGGTGTGGATATCTATCCGTGTCATGATAAAATAACGAATCAGTATTATGTAGGAAAAACAGAAAAAGGAGAATGGCTTCAGTATACAGTGAATTCCAAAACAGCAAAAAACTATACCATCGATATCAGATATTCATCGGTCACTTCTTCAAAAGTAAGGCTGGAAGATGCTTCAGGAAAGTTATTAGCCAGTATTACACTACAGCCTACGGGTAATAATGAGAACTGGACAACATTCTCTTCGAAAAACATTCCGCTCCAGAAGGAAGAAAACAAAATCAGGATCATTTTTGAAAATGATGGCTTAAATCTGAATTATTTTGAACTGAAATAA
- a CDS encoding 3-hydroxybutyryl-CoA dehydrogenase — MKNIVVIGAGTMGNGIAHTFAQSGFKVNLVDVSQEALDRGLKTITTNLDRIIAKGNLTEEQKAETLGNITTFTALNDAVGAADLIVEAATENLDLKLKIFGQMDELAPANCILATNTSSISITKIAAATKRADKVIGMHFMNPVPIMKLVEIIKGYSTSKETFDAIYEMSKTLGKVPVEVNDYPGFVANRILMPMINESIETLYNGVAGVEEIDTVMKLGMAHPMGPLQLADFIGLDVCLAILNVMYDGFKNPKYAPNPLLVNMVTAGKLGVKSGEGFYDYSESKKAEKVSKMFLK, encoded by the coding sequence ATCAAAAACATTGTAGTTATCGGAGCTGGTACCATGGGAAATGGTATTGCACATACTTTCGCACAAAGCGGTTTTAAAGTAAATCTTGTGGATGTATCCCAGGAAGCTTTAGACAGAGGATTGAAAACCATTACTACTAACCTTGACAGAATCATCGCAAAGGGAAACCTTACAGAAGAACAAAAAGCGGAGACTTTAGGTAACATTACTACTTTTACAGCACTTAATGATGCTGTAGGTGCTGCTGACCTTATCGTAGAAGCTGCTACTGAAAATCTTGATCTTAAATTAAAGATCTTCGGCCAGATGGATGAATTGGCTCCTGCCAACTGTATCCTTGCCACCAATACTTCTTCCATTTCTATTACGAAAATTGCAGCGGCTACCAAAAGAGCAGATAAAGTGATCGGAATGCATTTTATGAATCCGGTTCCCATTATGAAACTGGTTGAGATCATCAAAGGATATTCTACTTCTAAAGAGACTTTCGATGCTATTTATGAAATGAGCAAAACACTAGGGAAAGTTCCTGTTGAAGTGAATGACTATCCGGGTTTTGTGGCTAACAGAATATTAATGCCGATGATTAATGAATCAATTGAAACTCTTTACAACGGTGTTGCTGGTGTAGAAGAAATTGATACGGTAATGAAATTAGGAATGGCTCATCCAATGGGGCCGCTTCAATTGGCAGATTTTATTGGTCTTGATGTATGTCTTGCAATTCTGAATGTTATGTATGACGGATTCAAGAATCCTAAGTATGCTCCCAATCCATTGCTTGTAAACATGGTAACTGCCGGAAAACTGGGGGTAAAATCAGGGGAAGGTTTCTATGATTATTCTGAAAGCAAAAAAGCTGAAAAAGTTTCAAAAATGTTTTTAAAATAG
- a CDS encoding prevent-host-death protein, which produces MDTNRFKASHDFSNLQKNLHNNPGYSIESYSQQAKDYINDMKSKNQEATKQGFMSHAQKSAKEVWEEIQEIASEAWEKNKNHSD; this is translated from the coding sequence ATGGATACGAACAGATTCAAAGCGTCACATGATTTTAGTAACCTTCAGAAAAACCTGCATAATAATCCCGGATATAGTATAGAAAGCTATTCCCAGCAGGCGAAGGATTATATTAACGATATGAAAAGCAAGAATCAGGAAGCAACAAAACAAGGCTTTATGTCCCATGCACAAAAGTCAGCAAAAGAAGTTTGGGAAGAAATTCAGGAAATTGCTTCTGAGGCTTGGGAAAAGAATAAGAACCATTCTGATTAG
- a CDS encoding MBL fold metallo-hydrolase: MEIQKLNWAGVKLISNNKTILIDAVEDYSFYKPVLGDAVENLIEFSDHVQADYILFTHMHLDHFDKGVIRKCLKKGGKLIVYKGLEAVVRKILDNVEIIVLDLNEIFTENNITFKPVFAMDGVGEIQSSWIVEDAATKIFHGGDTIWHNQFWKLGKENPNIDYAFLPVNGVVVNFEIIGLEYSPVPASLNLKEAFAAAHLLHAKKLVPIHYGLFTHEKCYIPQLFDENDLERISSEIGQEYMVLKDGEMVVEI, encoded by the coding sequence ATGGAAATACAAAAACTAAACTGGGCAGGAGTAAAACTCATTTCAAATAACAAAACCATCTTAATAGACGCTGTAGAAGATTATTCGTTCTATAAGCCCGTTTTAGGTGATGCGGTGGAAAATCTTATAGAATTTTCAGATCATGTACAAGCAGATTACATTCTGTTTACGCATATGCATCTCGATCATTTTGATAAAGGAGTTATCCGAAAATGTTTAAAAAAAGGCGGAAAACTGATCGTATACAAAGGTCTTGAAGCTGTAGTAAGAAAAATTTTGGATAATGTGGAGATCATTGTTCTTGATCTTAATGAAATCTTTACGGAAAATAATATTACCTTCAAACCCGTATTTGCGATGGATGGAGTGGGAGAAATACAGTCTTCCTGGATTGTAGAAGATGCAGCCACCAAGATCTTTCATGGTGGAGATACCATCTGGCATAACCAGTTCTGGAAGCTCGGTAAGGAAAATCCCAACATAGATTATGCATTTTTACCGGTAAATGGTGTGGTAGTCAATTTTGAAATTATCGGATTGGAATACAGCCCTGTTCCTGCTTCTCTCAATCTGAAGGAAGCTTTTGCAGCAGCTCATCTTTTACATGCTAAAAAGCTGGTTCCTATACATTACGGATTGTTTACTCATGAGAAATGTTATATCCCGCAATTGTTTGATGAGAATGATTTGGAAAGAATTTCTTCGGAAATTGGACAGGAGTATATGGTGTTGAAGGATGGGGAAATGGTGGTTGAGATTTAG